The following proteins come from a genomic window of Solea solea chromosome 3, fSolSol10.1, whole genome shotgun sequence:
- the si:dkey-19b23.8 gene encoding uncharacterized protein si:dkey-19b23.8, protein MKVCPDKDSECSYTPLRRKAYHWEKLCLKRTGSKIGVHASAKISTKTSLKRTMSLSTFQLVQTLKNSPAAFRRRFRRDRTESLSHGDPLFKVHYLGTEKIFSLDREQAQDAISHMLDGIAKGKKLSKDHALVVRPRYVEVKELSTGRQLTKTYLQDIAYCAADPNRPNVFLYICKHHGKQLQCRVFWCSRAERARDMKACLAHSFQRALNDWQQDDSATLPPGEAKGKRVEESSNSPINTKSSTLPASLGKVSWKKRGSMSHSPVRTITRRGSTSDSWN, encoded by the exons ATGAAAGTGTGCCCAG ATAAAGACAGTGAATGCAGCTACACTCCATTAAGAAGGAAGGCGTATCATTGGGAGAAGCTCTGTCTGAAGAGGACTGGCTCAAAAATAGGCGTTCACGCCTCAGCTAAAATTTCCACCAAAACCAGCCTGAAACGCACCATGTCTCTCAGCACTTTCCAGCTCGTGCAGACCCTTAAGAACTCACCGGCTGCATTCCGTCGCCGATTTCGCCGTGACCGCACGGAGTCTCTGTCCCATGGCGACCCTCTCTTCAAAGTCCACTACCTGGGCACGGAGAAAATATTCTCCCTGGACAGAGAACAGGCCCAGGACGCTATTAGCCACATGCTGGACGGTATTGCTAAAGGGAAGAAGCTGAGCAAAGACCACGCCCTGGTGGTGCGTCCGCGATACGTCGAGGTCAAAGAGCTGAGTACGGGGCGGCAGCTCACGAAGACTTACCTTCAGGACATTGCGTACTGCGCCGCGGATCCCAACCGGCCCAACGTCTTCCTGTACATCTGCAAGCATCACGGGAAGCAGCTGCAGTGTCGGGTGTTCTGGTGCAGCCGGGCGGAGCGGGCACGGGACATGAAGGCGTGTTTGGCTCATTCCTTCCAGCGGGCGCTGAATGACTGGCAGCAGGATGACTCGGCCACGCTGCCACCTGGCGAGGCAAAGGGGAAACGTGTGGAGGAGTCGTCCAACTCTCCTATCAACACCAAGAGCTCAACCCTGCCTGCAAGTCTGGGAAAAG tcAGCTGGAAGAAGAGAGGCTCCATGTCTCACAGCCCCGTGAGGACCATCACCAGACGAGGATCTACGTCTGACAGCTGGAACTGA